The genome window ATATTTAATCAACTCTTTCCTTTTCATATCATCTGTTTAAATTGGCAAGCAAGATGCTTGCTCTACTTTTTTAGGTAGAATTATCTGCCTACCTGTTGCAGGTTGTATGGGACACAGATTTTTCATTTTTTGGGGACGCAGATGGACAGAATTTTTAGGATTTTATTTAATTTTATCCTGATAATCTGCGTTTATCCGCGTCCTATTCTCTGTCCATCTGCGTTCATCTGCGTCCTATTCTCAGGACGCAGATTTGCGCAGATTATGAACAAGCAAGGATGCTTGCACTACTTTATCCTCACACTGAATCCCAGCTGAGCACTTTCACCAGGCGATAGATAAGCCCTGTTGAATCTAATATGTGTTACTGGGAATGCTTCAGATGTATCATAAGTCATTCCACCATCATGCGACCAGGAATATGCAAAACCTGCTCCCCAGGTACTTCCTGCTACATACTCTGTCCCTGGTGGCACCTGGTCAGTAACCATTATTAATGTTGCTGTGCCATTGCCTGTATTCTGCAAGCTTATCGTGTAGTCCAATTCTGTTCCTGGCCGTTGCGGTCCTTCTGGGCTAACCGTCTTGGTAGCAACAATCGTTGGTGTACCTTCATAAACTATCTCTGGCTGGAAAATTGGCACTACTACCCCGGCCAATACAGGATACCCACCTACATCGTTTCCTTGAATATCCTTATATTCTATCATCGCATTGTTGATAATCCCCTTCTCTTCTACATCCACTAAGTTATGTGGATTCTGCTCATCGGATGGTTTATAGTCCCAGGTAATACTCCCATTCAATCCTATTTCAAACACATGGGTAGGAGCTGTTGGATATATACCATCCTTGTTATCATCAATATCTCCCATAGCACCAGCAACAAGTATCTTTCCATTTTCAATCATTGTCGCTTCATAAGGTGTGAATGTCCCATCCATTCCAGTATGTGTCCATTCCCAGACAATAGTTCCACCAATTGTTGCTGTCCCTGGGTCAACTACAATGATACGCTGATTATCTGTATCTGCAATAAGCACAGGGGGATTCTCTCCTCCACCCGGCACCCACTCAGCATCCCTTGGGTCATTAAGTAGTGGGTTTGGTCCTCCTGGTCCGTACTGCCAGGTGATTGTCCGACGAGTCCCGTCACCAGGCCATTCAATCTCCATTACAGAATCTTTACCTGTATTACTTCTACAAGTAATCAGGCAGGTTGGACTACCTACCCCAGGTCGCTTCACTGCCTCCCAGAAAATGTAATCACCTGTTCCGCCTATATCGATGGCGGAAAGTTTCCAAACAGTCGCTTTACCAGGATAAGTAATCTCCATTACCTTGCTGTTGTAAGGATAGCCATCTGTAATCAACAAGGTTTCTGTTGGCGTTCCACCCGTGAAATCTACACATCTTTTTATGTCCACGGGTCGGAAAGTAGTTGAGTATTCAGGGACATATTGCCACTTAATCTGCTTTGTGGCTGAGTCTACCTGAATTACTCTACCAGTAGGGGAACCATAAGTATCGGCAATGAGGATATCACCATTGGTTAATGGTATAGCCTCGTTTGGGAAAGTAAGCGCTCCGTATTCCCAGTCAATATTAAATGTCACTGGGTCAACTTCGATAACCTTATTAGCAGGATTATCCGTAATGAGCACCTTTGTCCCTGGTGTTGCTTGTATCATCGTTGGCATTCCAATCATCAACCCTATCGCCGCTAATCCGATGAGCATTTTTAAGCCTTTGTTAAACATTTTTTTATTACCTCCTTTTGTTCTCTGGAGTGCGAAAGATTGCTTTCGTTTTGTCCGAAAGCGGTAACAAGCCACCTCACTCCAAAAGATGCTTGCTTTACTATAGTAACACAACCTTTTAGTGGTTGTGAGAATAAAGTTATGTCAGGTAGAATTATCTGCCTACCTGTTGCAGGTTGAATAGAATTTAATCCGCAGATTAACGCAGATTTTCGCAGATTAAATAATCTGTGTCATCTGTGTTCATCCGTGTCCTATAAATTTTGTGTTCTCTGCGGATTCCTTCTGCGTTCTCTTATTCCTTCGCACTATCTCTCTCACAATCTCTTCGGCATATTTCTTTAATTGGCTGATTATTGTTTTAAACGATTGACTGTATCCAAGCGATTTGTATGTATTTTCATCAAATAAGGGGGTATTAAATTTACAGGCTAAAATATGAGCAAGACCTGCCATTTTATGTTTTTGTTCAGCCAATCTAATTGTTTCATCCCACGCCACACCATATTTTTCAATATAGGCAACTATATCCACAAAATCCTTGATTTCATTTCGCATAGCAATGGTAGCCAATTTATCAAGAAAAATATCGCCAGAATGTTCTACCTCCATCTGCCCAATTTTGTGTTTTGAAGGATAAAACCTTCTTGCCGGATATCGAACAAATTCCAGTTCCAGATGAGTATTATCTTCAAAGGTCAATGTAAAAATATGACGGTCATAATGTTTGTGATATGAAATGGAAACCTCTGGAAAGGTTTGAATAATGATATTTTTGGCGTATTCAAGGGCTTCTGGCGAAATTTTCTCAACGCTAAAGAAATCCAGGTCAACACTAAGTCGATGTTTCAAATCAAACATCGCCAGAGCAGAACCACCACCAAAGTAAAATTGTTCTGCCATC of bacterium contains these proteins:
- a CDS encoding nucleotidyl transferase AbiEii/AbiGii toxin family protein; the encoded protein is MERLRKRQEQLLESLANSEMAEQFYFGGGSALAMFDLKHRLSVDLDFFSVEKISPEALEYAKNIIIQTFPEVSISYHKHYDRHIFTLTFEDNTHLELEFVRYPARRFYPSKHKIGQMEVEHSGDIFLDKLATIAMRNEIKDFVDIVAYIEKYGVAWDETIRLAEQKHKMAGLAHILACKFNTPLFDENTYKSLGYSQSFKTIISQLKKYAEEIVREIVRRNKRTQKESAENTKFIGHG